Proteins encoded together in one Triticum dicoccoides isolate Atlit2015 ecotype Zavitan chromosome 7B, WEW_v2.0, whole genome shotgun sequence window:
- the LOC119340679 gene encoding GDSL esterase/lipase At3g43570-like isoform X3, producing the protein MPGHALLSSMLLVVMAHLSRADGAVGTGKSKISAVFMFGDSIVDPGNNNNRLTEARANFPPYGQDFPGGKATGRFSNGRVPGDMLASKLGVKEFLPPYNGDDLELSDLLTGVAFASGGSGYDPLTSIPATATSSTGQLELFLEYKEKLKTLVGEEEATRVISEGIYFTAMGANDIANNYFSIPLRRHQYDLPSYVNFLISSAVNFTMVSRR; encoded by the exons ATGCCTGGCCATGCGCTGCTGAGCAGCATGCTGCTGGTGGTGATGGCGCATCTCTCGCGCGCCGATGGAGCAGTAGGCACGGGTAAGAGCAAGATCTCAGCCGTCTTCATGTTCGGCGACTCGATCGTCGAtccaggcaacaacaacaaccggcTGACGGAGGCGAGGGCCAACTTCCCGCCGTACGGGCAGGACTTCCCTGGCGGGAAGGCCACCGGGAGGTTCTCCAATGGCAGGGTTCCTGGGGACATGCTAG CTTCTAAATTAGGAGTCAAAGAGTTCTTACCACCGTACAATGGAGATGATCTTGAACTAAGTGACCTACTTACTGGTGTCGCATTTGCCTCTGGAGGCAGTGGATATGACCCCTTAACTTCAATACCCGCA acTGCTACTTCAAGTACTGGGCAACTTGAATTATTTCTTGAATATAAGGAGAAGCTAAAAACTTTAGTCGGAGAGGAGGAAGCGACACGTGTTATCTCTGAAGGCATTTACTTTACTGCCATGGGTGCAAATGACATTGCAAATAATTATTTTTCAATTCCACTGAGGCGCCATCAATATGATCTTCCTTCCTACGTGAATTTTCTTATCTCTTCCGCGGTAAATTTTACTATG
- the LOC119340679 gene encoding GDSL esterase/lipase At1g20120-like isoform X2, which yields MPGHALLSSMLLVVMAHLSRADGAVGTGKSKISAVFMFGDSIVDPGNNNNRLTEARANFPPYGQDFPGGKATGRFSNGRVPGDMLASKLGVKEFLPPYNGDDLELSDLLTGVAFASGGSGYDPLTSIPATATSSTGQLELFLEYKEKLKTLVGEEEATRVISEGIYFTAMGANDIANNYFSIPLRRHQYDLPSYVNFLISSAVNFTMKLNDFGAKRIGFFGIPPIGCCPSQRKHGSRECDTLQNQAAELFNSGIEKEIERLNAERNVHDSRFQGGN from the exons ATGCCTGGCCATGCGCTGCTGAGCAGCATGCTGCTGGTGGTGATGGCGCATCTCTCGCGCGCCGATGGAGCAGTAGGCACGGGTAAGAGCAAGATCTCAGCCGTCTTCATGTTCGGCGACTCGATCGTCGAtccaggcaacaacaacaaccggcTGACGGAGGCGAGGGCCAACTTCCCGCCGTACGGGCAGGACTTCCCTGGCGGGAAGGCCACCGGGAGGTTCTCCAATGGCAGGGTTCCTGGGGACATGCTAG CTTCTAAATTAGGAGTCAAAGAGTTCTTACCACCGTACAATGGAGATGATCTTGAACTAAGTGACCTACTTACTGGTGTCGCATTTGCCTCTGGAGGCAGTGGATATGACCCCTTAACTTCAATACCCGCA acTGCTACTTCAAGTACTGGGCAACTTGAATTATTTCTTGAATATAAGGAGAAGCTAAAAACTTTAGTCGGAGAGGAGGAAGCGACACGTGTTATCTCTGAAGGCATTTACTTTACTGCCATGGGTGCAAATGACATTGCAAATAATTATTTTTCAATTCCACTGAGGCGCCATCAATATGATCTTCCTTCCTACGTGAATTTTCTTATCTCTTCCGCGGTAAATTTTACTATG AAATTAAATGATTTTGGTGCAAAGAGGATTGGATTCTTCGGCATTCCGCCAATTGGATGTTGTCCGTCCCAAAGAAAACATGGATCAAGAGAATGTGACACGCTTCAGAATCAAGCAGCAGAATTATTCAATTCTGGAATAGAAAAGGAAATTGAACGATTAAATGCAGAACGAAATGTTCATGATTCAAG